One segment of Triticum aestivum cultivar Chinese Spring chromosome 2A, IWGSC CS RefSeq v2.1, whole genome shotgun sequence DNA contains the following:
- the LOC123184758 gene encoding heat shock 70 kDa protein 9, mitochondrial-like isoform X1, which translates to MVEQIQYKCCVVLKEANITDKRINEIVLTGGMTRVPMIRRIIYDIFGKNQGTSVNHDEAVVIGSAIQAALIVEDQREMREDMIPLSIGVESEGVFMRVIPRHTTIPTKRTVKIPSWCAYGESLHLKVFLGEHVMVSHNTFLGEVELVNNRWSGQGSVHFELTFEVDTDYMVKVTGRNPGDADGARKATFKVFNVREIVMSKGKVGESVRNALLGWSMQGIEIHARLVNMGKHIANTLRDVLSARKDEVPKNIYDDAAKALADLLTVLHAGSKDAAHIHVLKDKMLAAAAEEEKLMTDWNPPSTSRHRGSYSDYSDYEDEEESA; encoded by the coding sequence ATGGTAGAACAAATTCAATACAAGTGTTGTGTGGTCCTAAAAGAGGCTAACATCACTGACAAGCGTATCAATGAAATTGTATTGACTGGGGGGATGACAAGAGTTCCCATGATACGGAGAATCATATATGACATATTTGGCAAGAATCAGGGTACAAGCGTGAACCATGATGAAGCCGTGGTTATCGGTTCAGCAATACAAGCTGCTCTCATTGTGGAAGATCAGCGTGAGATGAGAGAAGACATGATTCCACTCTCTATTGGTGTTGAGTCAGAAGGAGTTTTCATGCGGGTTATTCCAAGGCATACCACAATTCCTACTAAACGGACGGTTAAAATTCCTTCATGGTGTGCATATGGTGAAAGTCTGCATCTCAAAGTTTTCCTTGGGGAGCATGTCATGGTTAGCCATAACACATTCCTAGGAGAGGTAGAGCTAGTCAACAATCGATGGTCGGGTCAAGGATCAGTTCATTTTGAGCTGACTTTTGAAGTTGACACAGACTACATGGTCAAAGTAACTGGCAGAAACCCTGGTGACGCCGACGGCGCGAGGAAAGCAACATTCAAGGTCTTCAATGTACGCGAGATCGTTATGTCTAAGGGCAAAGTCGGCGAGTCCGTTAGGAACGCCTTGCTTGGCTGGTCAATGCAAGGCATAGAGATCCATGCTCGTCTGGTAAACATGGGAAAGCATATAGCGAATACCCTCCGCGACGTCTTGTCGGCGAGAAAAGATGAGGTCCCAAAGAACATCTATGATGATGCGGCAAAGGCCCTGGCTGATTTGCTGACGGTGTTGCATGCGGGCAGCAAAGACGCTGCGCACATCCATGTGCTGAAAGATAAGATGCTCGCTGCTGCGGCAGAGGAAGAGAAGCTGATGACGGATTGGAACCCACCGTCAACGTCTCGTCATAGAGGTTCTTATTCAGATTATTCAGACTATGAAGATGAGGAAGAGAGTGCATAG
- the LOC123184758 gene encoding chaperone protein DnaK-like isoform X2, protein MHLRLLKAKALLLRDNIRGCTTLSTALPKVVTVGIDFGCKNSRVAIIDSLVPEVIDSEGGHSTPSYVTSIEPETSERYAWALQRLEGLGKCVAVGELAKRRMSRQPSDVVLNIKKLIGKQFDDCWVQGMRKRVHFSIVEGGRGEACVQIHGVRFSPVEIASVIFAKLKDVVLMYQFHHELKAVISVPIFFSEQQREAILLAANKAGLTVLQLIDEPTAAALSRATIKEGTIVVFDMGAGSYTVSVLGVSGTNIEVKSQSADPIVGGDQFDDIVLYYFITQIRNFHQVDIRSDKYAMMLLAEAAEQAKVELSTQHEVTISVS, encoded by the exons ATGCATCTCCGTTTGCTCAAGGCCAAAGCGCTGCTACTCAGG GATAACATCCGTGGATGTACAACTCTCAG TACGGCGCTGCCAAAAGTTGTCACAGTTGGAATTGACTTTGGATGCAAGAATTCAAGAGTTGCGATCATAGATTCCTTG GTACCGGAGGTTATCGACAGTGAAGGTGGGCATTCCACTCCATCGTATGTTACTTCAATAGAGCCAGAAACTAGTGAACGGTATGCATGGGCCCTGCAGCGTTTGGAAGGTCTTGGCAAATGTGTCGCAGTTGGAGAACTCGCAAAGCGCAGGATGTCTAGACAACCATCCGATGTTGTCTTGAATATAAAAAAGTTGATTGGGAAACAATTTGATGACTGCTGGGTGCAAGGAATGAGGAAAAGAGTCCATTTTAGCATCGTTGAAGGGGGGAGAGGAGAAGCTTGCGTCCAAATCCATGGAGTGAGATTTTCTCCTGTTGAAATTGCCAGTGTTATTTTTGCAAAGCTCAAGGATGTCGTCCTGATGTACCAATTTCATCACGAATTAAAAGCGGTGATAAGTGTGCCCATTTTCTTCAGTGAACAGCAAAGGGAGGCCATATTGTTGGCGGCAAACAAAGCGGGCTTAACGGTATTGCAGTTAATAGATGAACCAACGGCGGCCGCTCTTTCTAGAGCAACAATTAAAGAAGGTACCATTGTTGTTTTCGACATGGGTGCTGGATCATACACAGTCTCCGTACTTGGTGTGTCTGGCACAAACATTGAG GTCAAAAGTCAATCTGCTGACCCCATTGTTGGTGGGGATCAATTCGACGATATAGTTCTGTACTACTTTATTACGCAGATCAGAAATTTTCATCAGGTCGACATTCGTTCAGATAAATATGCTATGATGTTACTTGCTGAAGCAGCGGAGCAAGCTAAAGTGGAATTATCAACCCAACACGAAGTCACAATTTCCGTGTCATGA